The Candidatus Synechococcus calcipolaris G9 nucleotide sequence AATCGGACAGTTGAAAGATCTCGGTGGAGATGCAAAGGTTACTAGCCGCCGTTGAAGGGGAACGATCTGCTTAAATCCGCAGTAATAACGTCTGATCTGGATTATTCCGACGGTGTTAAGGGCAAGGGAGAACGGCGATCGATGCCGCGATCGTAGATCTCAATATTCCACTGACCGGTGCGATCGGACTGGAATACGACAAAGCGGCCGTCGCCACTAATGCTGGGGGAATGCACATCTCCTTGCCAGTTGGCAGTAATCAGGTCTTGGTGACGGGTGAGGCGGTCATATACATAGATATCGGATTTACCTCGGCCCTCTGACCGATAGGCAATGTAGCGGCCATCGCCACTAATGCTGGGCTGATCTTGCATAATGCCAGGGCGATTGAGACCAGGGAGGTCAATGATGCGCCGCTGTTGGACATCGTAGAGAAAAATGGCGCGATAGCCGGGGCGATCGCTACTAAAGACAACGTAACGGCCATCGTAGGAGAGTTGGGGGTCTTCATCCCGACGAATACTATTGAGACTGCCACCAAAGTTATCCGTAGGTAGCAAGAGATACCCACCGGAGGCACATGCAGCCAAGATGGGGACGAGAGCCAGAGTCAATCCCTTGTTGGCAATATTTCTTAAGGAAAACCTAGGCATATATGAAGAAACGAAACGGTTCTTAAAGATTCAGTTAAAGACGGGTTATCTCCATCTTCCAAGTGCTAACTTAATAGTAGGCGCATAAAGGTTCAGTCAACGGTGAGAGTGAATTTAAGGCTTGTGCCTCCCAGTCCTTGAATTCAGGATGGAGCCATCAATGTTTTGTTTTTGCATTAACATTTTTGATTGTCTTCTCAACTCTAGCTTTGTCCAGCATCATCGTTATGTTGCTTTCGTCTTTTAGCAAACCCACGTTGAGCGTAAGGGAGTTTAACTAAATTTCAGAATGTAATTTGTTGCAGTTTGTTTGTTGCAGGTTAGTAGATCATTCTCTGAAGTTTAGCCACTCTATACCAACCTGGTTAAGGATATTCAAGGGTTTGGATTCTGATTGAGAGCGTTTGTTTTTATCCACCCTATTCTTAAATGAGTCTAACAATCTATTGCTAATCATTTTTGGGGTCTAGTTGCCATCAACTGGGCCCCTTGTTATTGAAAACGTTATTGAAAATA carries:
- a CDS encoding TolB family protein → MPRFSLRNIANKGLTLALVPILAACASGGYLLLPTDNFGGSLNSIRRDEDPQLSYDGRYVVFSSDRPGYRAIFLYDVQQRRIIDLPGLNRPGIMQDQPSISGDGRYIAYRSEGRGKSDIYVYDRLTRHQDLITANWQGDVHSPSISGDGRFVVFQSDRTGQWNIEIYDRGIDRRSPLPLTPSE